In Miscanthus floridulus cultivar M001 chromosome 5, ASM1932011v1, whole genome shotgun sequence, one genomic interval encodes:
- the LOC136455128 gene encoding uncharacterized protein: MDNSDEERQNSSEMSFNDVVTVDMAAGTEGSAHDMRVKRKAEAGASFPHPPSDRYYLVDSGYTLRPGYLTPYPNKRYWVKKFQTRGATDAQEVFNRHHSKLRNSIPKITGASAVYDADVLA, encoded by the exons ATGGACAACAGCGACGAGGAAAGACAGAATTCAAGTGAGATGAGCTTCAACGATGTGGTTACTGTAGATATGGCTGCAG GGACAGAGGGTTCTGCACATGATATGCGGGTCAAAAGAAAGGCAGAGGCCGGTGCCTCTTTCCCACATCCACCGTCAG ACCGCTATTACTTAGTGGACTCCGGTTACACACTTCGCCCCGGGTATCTAACGCCGTATCCAAATAAGAGGTATTGGGTGAAGAAGTTCCAGACAAGGGGGGCAACAGATGCGCAGGAGGTGTTCAACCGGCATCATTCCAAGCTGCGAAAT TCCATCCCGAAGATTACAGGCGCCTCTGCGGTCTATGATGCAGATGTGCTCGCCTGA